The following proteins are encoded in a genomic region of Labeo rohita strain BAU-BD-2019 chromosome 5, IGBB_LRoh.1.0, whole genome shotgun sequence:
- the lhx3 gene encoding LIM/homeobox protein Lhx3 isoform X2: protein MLLEHPGSSCQNAGNYTRYSSSQDIPVCAGCNQHIVDRFILKVLDRHWHSKCLKCSDCQSQLTDKCFSRGDSVYCKDDFFKRFGTKCAACQQGIPPTQVVRRAQDFVYHLHCFACIVCKRQLATGDEYYLMEDSRLVCKADYETAKQREADSTAKRPRTTITAKQLETLKNAYNNSPKPARHVREQLSSETGLDMRVVQVWFQNRRAKEKRLKKDAGRQRWGQYFRNMKRSRGSSKSDKDSTQEEGMDSDAEVSFTDEPPMSELGHSNGIYSSLSESSPALSRQGGAHPPFPLEHGAIIPSQEQYHDIQASSPYSLPQSPGSLQALPRHQPLISSLVYPESGLPMVGQSGGQSITPGVRMMSGGNGPSSDLSSGSSGGYPDFPASPASWLDEVDHAQF, encoded by the exons ATGTTGTTAGAACACCCAGGATCAAGTTGTCAAAATGCTGGAAATTACACCCGATACAGCTCGAGTCAAG ATATTCCTGTTTGCGCAGGATGTAACCAGCACATCGTCGACCGTTTTATCCTAAAAGTTTTAGATCGACACTGGCACAGCAAATGTCTGAAATGCAGCGACTGTCAGTCTCAGCTGACCGACAAATGCTTCAGTCGAGGCGACAGTGTTTACTGCAAAGACGACTTTTTCAA GAGATTCGGGACCAAGTGCGCCGCGTGTCAGCAGGGTATCCCGCCGACACAGGTGGTCCGGAGGGCGCAGGACTTTGTGTATCACCTGCACTGCTTCGCCTGTATCGTGTGTAAGAGGCAGCTGGCCACAGGTGACGAGTATTACCTGATGGAGGACAGTCGACTGGTGTGTAAAGCCGATTACGAGACCGCCAAACAGAGAG AGGCGGATTCGACAGCAAAACGCCCGCGCACAACAATCACCGCCAAACAGCTGGAGACGCTGAAGAACGCCTATAATAACTCACCGAAACCGGCGCGCCACGTGCGGGAGCAGCTGTCCTCAGAGACCGGCCTCGACATGCGAGTGGTGCAG GTCTGGTTTCAAAACAGAAGAGCAAAGgagaaaagactgaaaaaagATGCAGGTAGACAGAGATGGGGTCAGTACTTCAGAAACATGAAGAGGTCACGTGGGAGCTCCAAATCAGATAAAGACAGCACTCAGGAGGAGGGCATGGACAGCGATGCTGAGGTCTCTTTCACAG ACGAGCCACCCATGTCCGAGCTGGGTCACTCCAATGGCATCTACAGCAGTCTGAGTGAAAGCTCTCCGGCTCTGAGTCGTCAGGGTGGAGCTCATCCGCCCTTCCCGCTGGAGCACGGCGCCATCATCCCCTCACAGGAACAGTACCACGACATCCAGGCCAGCAGCCCCTATAGTCTCCCACAGTCTCCAGGATCACTACAGGCTCTTCCCAGACACCAGCCCCTCATCTCCAGTCTGGTGTACCCAGAGTCGGGCCTGCCCATGGTGGGTCAGAGTGGAGGACAGAGCATAACTCCAGGGGTTCGCATGATGAGCGGGGGAAACGGGCCGAGCTCTGATTTGTCCTCGGGAAGCAGCGGTGGTTACCCAGACTTCCCTGCTAGCCCGGCGTCCTGGTTGGATGAAGTAGATCATGCCCAATTCTGA
- the lhx3 gene encoding LIM/homeobox protein Lhx3 isoform X1 → MKMEPNKAGDSPKEPSSHHTEMLLALLTQREELRKDIPVCAGCNQHIVDRFILKVLDRHWHSKCLKCSDCQSQLTDKCFSRGDSVYCKDDFFKRFGTKCAACQQGIPPTQVVRRAQDFVYHLHCFACIVCKRQLATGDEYYLMEDSRLVCKADYETAKQREADSTAKRPRTTITAKQLETLKNAYNNSPKPARHVREQLSSETGLDMRVVQVWFQNRRAKEKRLKKDAGRQRWGQYFRNMKRSRGSSKSDKDSTQEEGMDSDAEVSFTDEPPMSELGHSNGIYSSLSESSPALSRQGGAHPPFPLEHGAIIPSQEQYHDIQASSPYSLPQSPGSLQALPRHQPLISSLVYPESGLPMVGQSGGQSITPGVRMMSGGNGPSSDLSSGSSGGYPDFPASPASWLDEVDHAQF, encoded by the exons ATGAAAATGGAGCCGAATAAGGCTGGGGATTCGCCGAAAGAGCCGTCCTCTCATCACACGGAGATGCTCTTGGCTTTACTCACGCAGAGAGAGGAGTTACGGAAAG ATATTCCTGTTTGCGCAGGATGTAACCAGCACATCGTCGACCGTTTTATCCTAAAAGTTTTAGATCGACACTGGCACAGCAAATGTCTGAAATGCAGCGACTGTCAGTCTCAGCTGACCGACAAATGCTTCAGTCGAGGCGACAGTGTTTACTGCAAAGACGACTTTTTCAA GAGATTCGGGACCAAGTGCGCCGCGTGTCAGCAGGGTATCCCGCCGACACAGGTGGTCCGGAGGGCGCAGGACTTTGTGTATCACCTGCACTGCTTCGCCTGTATCGTGTGTAAGAGGCAGCTGGCCACAGGTGACGAGTATTACCTGATGGAGGACAGTCGACTGGTGTGTAAAGCCGATTACGAGACCGCCAAACAGAGAG AGGCGGATTCGACAGCAAAACGCCCGCGCACAACAATCACCGCCAAACAGCTGGAGACGCTGAAGAACGCCTATAATAACTCACCGAAACCGGCGCGCCACGTGCGGGAGCAGCTGTCCTCAGAGACCGGCCTCGACATGCGAGTGGTGCAG GTCTGGTTTCAAAACAGAAGAGCAAAGgagaaaagactgaaaaaagATGCAGGTAGACAGAGATGGGGTCAGTACTTCAGAAACATGAAGAGGTCACGTGGGAGCTCCAAATCAGATAAAGACAGCACTCAGGAGGAGGGCATGGACAGCGATGCTGAGGTCTCTTTCACAG ACGAGCCACCCATGTCCGAGCTGGGTCACTCCAATGGCATCTACAGCAGTCTGAGTGAAAGCTCTCCGGCTCTGAGTCGTCAGGGTGGAGCTCATCCGCCCTTCCCGCTGGAGCACGGCGCCATCATCCCCTCACAGGAACAGTACCACGACATCCAGGCCAGCAGCCCCTATAGTCTCCCACAGTCTCCAGGATCACTACAGGCTCTTCCCAGACACCAGCCCCTCATCTCCAGTCTGGTGTACCCAGAGTCGGGCCTGCCCATGGTGGGTCAGAGTGGAGGACAGAGCATAACTCCAGGGGTTCGCATGATGAGCGGGGGAAACGGGCCGAGCTCTGATTTGTCCTCGGGAAGCAGCGGTGGTTACCCAGACTTCCCTGCTAGCCCGGCGTCCTGGTTGGATGAAGTAGATCATGCCCAATTCTGA